The following proteins come from a genomic window of Coffea arabica cultivar ET-39 chromosome 11c, Coffea Arabica ET-39 HiFi, whole genome shotgun sequence:
- the LOC140016943 gene encoding probable UDP-3-O-acyl-N-acetylglucosamine deacetylase 1, mitochondrial isoform X1, translating to MTLAGGIKSAVKSTSLISWKTTGKLQKTVTNYIQKTGLGVHSGKLSTVKIHPELAGRGRYFEFKSNIIRASIDYVKESPLCTTLCKDGYSVRTIEHLLSALEASGVDNCRIEIQSCDSDDDASVEVPIFDGSAREWMEAIRQVGLMVAKDGGGKSCEKLAPFLNEPVFVSKNDSFVAAFPSQKTKIRYGIDFSKIPAIGCQWFCFTFADDRIYDNLIASSRTFCVYEEVEKLRNAGLISGGSAENAIICSASRGWLNPPLRFDDEPCRHKVLDLIGDVSLVARSGSQGLPVAHIFAYKGGHSLHAEFVRQLNRTE from the exons ATGACTCTCGCCGGCGGCATCAAATCCGCCGTCAAGTCGACGTCTCTAATCTCCTGGAAAACG ACGGGAAAGTTACAGAAAACAGTGACCAACTATATACAGAAAACCGGGCTGGGAGTCCACTCCGGCAAGCTATCCACGGTGAAAATACACCCTGAGCTGGCCGGAAGAGGCAGGTACTTCGAATTTAAGTCGAATATCATCAGGGCTTCGATTGATTACGTAAAGGAGTCACCTTTATGCACTACACTTTGTAAAGATGGGTATAGTGTAAGAACGATCGAGCATTTGCTCTCTGCTCTGGAGGCCTCCGGTGTCGATAATTGCCGTATCGAAATTCAAAGCTGTGATTCTGATGATGATGCTTCTGTTGAG GTTCCTATTTTTGATGGGTCGGCAAGGGAATGGATGGAGGCAATTCGACAAGTTGGGCTAATGGTGGCCAAAGATGGTGGTGGTAAAAGCTGTGAAAAGTTGGCACCTTTTCTTAATGAACCTGTTTTTGTATCAAAGAATGATTCTTTTGTAGCGGCATTCCCTTCTCAGAAGACCAAAATCAGATATGGGATTGATTTTTCAAAG ATACCTGCTATTGGCTGTCAATGGTTTTGTTTTACCTTTGCCGATGACCGCATATATGACAATCTGATTGCTTCTTCAAGAACCTTTTGTGTATATGAAGAG GTTGAAAAATTGCGAAATGCTGGACTTATCAGTGGAGGGTCAGCAGAAAATGCCATTATTTGCAG TGCAAGCAGAGGCTGGTTAAATCCACCATTGCGTTTTGATGATGAGCCCTGCAGACACAAGGTGTTAGATCTTATCGGTGATGTATCCCTCGTTGCTCGCTCTGGCAGTCAAGGGCTTCCAGTGGCTCATATATTTGCTTATAAG GGTGGACATTCGCTGCATGCTGAGTTTGTTCGACAACTGAACAGAACAGAGTAA
- the LOC140016943 gene encoding probable UDP-3-O-acyl-N-acetylglucosamine deacetylase 1, mitochondrial isoform X2, with protein MTLAGGIKSAVKSTSLISWKTTGKLQKTVTNYIQKTGLGVHSGKLSTVKIHPELAGRGRYFEFKSNIIRASIDYVKESPLCTTLCKDGYSVRTIEHLLSALEASGVDNCRIEIQSCDSDDDASVEVPIFDGSAREWMEAIRQVGLMVAKDGGGKSCEKLAPFLNEPVFVSKNDSFVAAFPSQKTKIRYGIDFSKIPAIGCQWFCFTFADDRIYDNLIASSRTFCVYEEVEKLRNAGLISGGSAENAIICRGWLNPPLRFDDEPCRHKVLDLIGDVSLVARSGSQGLPVAHIFAYKGGHSLHAEFVRQLNRTE; from the exons ATGACTCTCGCCGGCGGCATCAAATCCGCCGTCAAGTCGACGTCTCTAATCTCCTGGAAAACG ACGGGAAAGTTACAGAAAACAGTGACCAACTATATACAGAAAACCGGGCTGGGAGTCCACTCCGGCAAGCTATCCACGGTGAAAATACACCCTGAGCTGGCCGGAAGAGGCAGGTACTTCGAATTTAAGTCGAATATCATCAGGGCTTCGATTGATTACGTAAAGGAGTCACCTTTATGCACTACACTTTGTAAAGATGGGTATAGTGTAAGAACGATCGAGCATTTGCTCTCTGCTCTGGAGGCCTCCGGTGTCGATAATTGCCGTATCGAAATTCAAAGCTGTGATTCTGATGATGATGCTTCTGTTGAG GTTCCTATTTTTGATGGGTCGGCAAGGGAATGGATGGAGGCAATTCGACAAGTTGGGCTAATGGTGGCCAAAGATGGTGGTGGTAAAAGCTGTGAAAAGTTGGCACCTTTTCTTAATGAACCTGTTTTTGTATCAAAGAATGATTCTTTTGTAGCGGCATTCCCTTCTCAGAAGACCAAAATCAGATATGGGATTGATTTTTCAAAG ATACCTGCTATTGGCTGTCAATGGTTTTGTTTTACCTTTGCCGATGACCGCATATATGACAATCTGATTGCTTCTTCAAGAACCTTTTGTGTATATGAAGAG GTTGAAAAATTGCGAAATGCTGGACTTATCAGTGGAGGGTCAGCAGAAAATGCCATTATTTGCAG AGGCTGGTTAAATCCACCATTGCGTTTTGATGATGAGCCCTGCAGACACAAGGTGTTAGATCTTATCGGTGATGTATCCCTCGTTGCTCGCTCTGGCAGTCAAGGGCTTCCAGTGGCTCATATATTTGCTTATAAG GGTGGACATTCGCTGCATGCTGAGTTTGTTCGACAACTGAACAGAACAGAGTAA
- the LOC113718909 gene encoding protein VAC14 homolog isoform X3 has translation MADVFSIIPASVLRNLSDKLYEKRKNAALEVEGIVKQLAVAGEHDKIAVVINLLVNEFTNSPQANHRKGGLIGLAAATVGLTSEAAQHLEQIVPPVLNSFSDQDSRVRYYACEALYNIAKVVRGDFIVFFNDIFDALCKLSADSDANVQSAAHLLDRLVKDIVTESDQFSIEEFIPLLRERMNVLNPYVRQFLVGWITVLDSVPDIDMLGFLPDFLDGLFNMLSDSSHEIRQQADSALSEFLTEIKNSPSVDYGRMAEILVQRAASQDEFTRLTAITWINEFVKLGGDQLVPYYADILGAILPCISDKEEKIRVVARETNEELRAIKADPAEGFDVGAILSVARRHLSTEWEATRIEALHWIYTLLNRHRTEVLAFLNDVFDTLLKALSDPSDEVVLLVLEVHACIAKDPHHFRQLVVFLVHNFRVDNSLLERRGALIIRRLCVLLDAERVYRELSTILEGESDLDFASIMVQALNLILLTSSELSGLRDLLKQSLVTAAGKDLFLSLYASWCHSPMAIISLCLLAQTYQHASSVVQSLVEEDINVKFLVQLDKLIHLLETPTFAYLRLQLLEPGKYIWLLKALYGLLMLLPQQSASFKILRTRLKTVPPYSFSGEQLRIASSGIPYSLMNYTGSGSQISEDGVMHDDLQNPHNGINFGSRLQQFDQIQQQHRMHAKTQTQSRYSSTSSTKEVQRLEEPKRPSAAQELSRPPSRSLRRGPGQLQL, from the exons ATGGCCGATGTGTTTTCTATTATTCCCGCGTCGGTTTTGCGTAATTTGTCCGATAAGCTTTATGAGAAACGGAAGAATGCGGCTCTTGAG GTGGAAGGGATAGTGAAACAATTGGCAGTGGCCGGGGAACATGATAAGATTGCGGTGGTGATTAATTTGTTGGTTAATGAGTTCACAAACTCCCCGCAGGCTAATCACCGAAAG GGAGGTTTGATAGGATTGGCAGCTGCCACTGTGGGTTTGACTTCTGAAGCGGCCCAGCATCTTGAG CAAATTGTACCACCAGTGCTAAACTCCTTTTCTGATCAAGATAGCAGAGTTCGTTATTATGCTTGTGAAGCTCTATATAACATAGCAAAG GTTGTAAGGGGAGATTTTATTGTGTTCTTTAATGACATTTTTGACGCATTATGTAAGCTTTCCGCAGATTCAGATGCCAATGTACAGAGTGCTGCCCATCTTTTAGACAGACTAGTGAAG GACATAGTCACAGAGAGTGATCAATTCAG CATTGAAGAATTTATCCCATTGCTAAGGGAGCGAATGAATGTCCTCAATCCCTATGTCCgccaatttttggtgggatGGATCACCGTATTGGACAGTGTTCCTGATATAGATATGTTGGGTTTCCTCCCTGATTTTCTTGATG GACTATTCAATATGCTGAGTGATTCTAGCCATGAGATACGCCAACAAGCTGATTCTGCACTTTCAGAATTTCTTACAGAAATCAAGAATTCTCCA TCTGTAGATTATGGTCGCATGGCTGAGATATTGGTACAGAGAGCTGCTTCCCAGGATGAGTTTACTCGGTTGACTGCTATTACTTGG ATAAATGAGTTTGTAAAGCTTGGTGGGGATCAGCTTGTTCCTTACTATGCTGATATTCTGGGAGCTATTCTTCCATGCATATCTGACaaagaagagaaaataagaGTT GTTGCTCGTGAAACAAATGAAGAACTTCGAGCAATTAAGGCTGATCCTGCTGAAGGATTTGATGTGGGAGCAATCCTCTCGGTTGCAAGGAG GCACTTGTCTACTGAATGGGAGGCAACACGTATTGAAGCATTGCATTGGATTTATACCCTCTTAAATAGACACCGTACAGAG GTTCTGGCATTCCTGAATGATGTTTTTGATACACTTCTCAAGGCATTATCAGATCCATCCGATGAG GTAGTCCTTCTGGTGCTTGAAGTGCATGCATGCATAGCCAAGGATCCACACCATTTCCGTCAGCTCGTCGTGTTTTTAGTTCATAACTTTCGGGTTGACAATTCTCTCCTAGAGAG ACGTGGTGCTTTGATAATCCGCCGGCTGTGTGTTCTTTTAGATGCTGAAAGAGTTTACCGGGAGCTATCTACAATTCTTGAAGGAGAATCTGATCTGGATTTTGCGTCTATTATGGTTCAG GCTTTGAATTTaattttgcttacatcatctgaGTTGTCTGGTCTTCGAGACCTTTTGAAACAATCATTGGTTACTGCTGCTGGAAAAGacttgtttctttctttataTGCCTCATGGTGCCATTCGCCAATGGCAATAATAAGCCTTTGCTTATTAGCTCAG ACGTATCAACATGCTAGTTCTGTCGTCCAATCCCTAGTTGAGGAAGATATTAATGTTAAGTTCTTGGTCCAACTGGACAAATTGATCCATCTATTGGAGACTCCCACCTTTGCTTACCTCAGACTGCAG CTTCTTGAACCTGGAAAATacatttggcttttgaaagctttGTATGGCCTTCTGATGCTGCTTCCCCAG CAAAGTGCATCATTTAAGATTCTGCGGACCAGATTGAAAACCGTACCTCCGTACTCATTCAGCGGTGAACAACTGAGGATAGCGTCATCTGGGATCCCCTATTCACTAATGAATTATACAGGGAGTGGGTCACAAATTTCTGAGGACGGTGTTATGCATGATGATCTACAAAATCCGCACAATGGAATAAATTTTGGTTCCAGACTTCAACAGTTTGACCAAATCCAGCAGCAGCATCGTATGCATGCCAAGACACAGACCCAGTCACGATACAGCTCTACTTCTTCAACAAAG GAGGTTCAAAGACTGGAAGAGCCAAAGAGACCTTCAGCAGCACAGGAGCTGAGCCGGCCTCCTTCAAGGTCTTTGCGAAGAGGTCCAGGCCAACTACAACTTTGA
- the LOC113718909 gene encoding protein VAC14 homolog isoform X1 encodes MADVFSIIPASVLRNLSDKLYEKRKNAALEVEGIVKQLAVAGEHDKIAVVINLLVNEFTNSPQANHRKGGLIGLAAATVGLTSEAAQHLEQIVPPVLNSFSDQDSRVRYYACEALYNIAKVVRGDFIVFFNDIFDALCKLSADSDANVQSAAHLLDRLVKDIVTESDQFSIEEFIPLLRERMNVLNPYVRQFLVGWITVLDSVPDIDMLGFLPDFLDGLFNMLSDSSHEIRQQADSALSEFLTEIKNSPSVDYGRMAEILVQRAASQDEFTRLTAITWINEFVKLGGDQLVPYYADILGAILPCISDKEEKIRVVARETNEELRAIKADPAEGFDVGAILSVARRHLSTEWEATRIEALHWIYTLLNRHRTEVLAFLNDVFDTLLKALSDPSDEVVLLVLEVHACIAKDPHHFRQLVVFLVHNFRVDNSLLERRGALIIRRLCVLLDAERVYRELSTILEGESDLDFASIMVQALNLILLTSSELSGLRDLLKQSLVTAAGKDLFLSLYASWCHSPMAIISLCLLAQTYQHASSVVQSLVEEDINVKFLVQLDKLIHLLETPTFAYLRLQLLEPGKYIWLLKALYGLLMLLPQQSASFKILRTRLKTVPPYSFSGEQLRIASSGIPYSLMNYTGSGSQISEDGVMHDDLQNPHNGINFGSRLQQFDQIQQQHRMHAKTQTQSRYSSTSSTKLVTVQMLAGSGGSKTGRAKETFSSTGAEPASFKVFAKRSRPTTTLSLLGFCDLVEVHYTAISVLAEPFSISVNCIF; translated from the exons ATGGCCGATGTGTTTTCTATTATTCCCGCGTCGGTTTTGCGTAATTTGTCCGATAAGCTTTATGAGAAACGGAAGAATGCGGCTCTTGAG GTGGAAGGGATAGTGAAACAATTGGCAGTGGCCGGGGAACATGATAAGATTGCGGTGGTGATTAATTTGTTGGTTAATGAGTTCACAAACTCCCCGCAGGCTAATCACCGAAAG GGAGGTTTGATAGGATTGGCAGCTGCCACTGTGGGTTTGACTTCTGAAGCGGCCCAGCATCTTGAG CAAATTGTACCACCAGTGCTAAACTCCTTTTCTGATCAAGATAGCAGAGTTCGTTATTATGCTTGTGAAGCTCTATATAACATAGCAAAG GTTGTAAGGGGAGATTTTATTGTGTTCTTTAATGACATTTTTGACGCATTATGTAAGCTTTCCGCAGATTCAGATGCCAATGTACAGAGTGCTGCCCATCTTTTAGACAGACTAGTGAAG GACATAGTCACAGAGAGTGATCAATTCAG CATTGAAGAATTTATCCCATTGCTAAGGGAGCGAATGAATGTCCTCAATCCCTATGTCCgccaatttttggtgggatGGATCACCGTATTGGACAGTGTTCCTGATATAGATATGTTGGGTTTCCTCCCTGATTTTCTTGATG GACTATTCAATATGCTGAGTGATTCTAGCCATGAGATACGCCAACAAGCTGATTCTGCACTTTCAGAATTTCTTACAGAAATCAAGAATTCTCCA TCTGTAGATTATGGTCGCATGGCTGAGATATTGGTACAGAGAGCTGCTTCCCAGGATGAGTTTACTCGGTTGACTGCTATTACTTGG ATAAATGAGTTTGTAAAGCTTGGTGGGGATCAGCTTGTTCCTTACTATGCTGATATTCTGGGAGCTATTCTTCCATGCATATCTGACaaagaagagaaaataagaGTT GTTGCTCGTGAAACAAATGAAGAACTTCGAGCAATTAAGGCTGATCCTGCTGAAGGATTTGATGTGGGAGCAATCCTCTCGGTTGCAAGGAG GCACTTGTCTACTGAATGGGAGGCAACACGTATTGAAGCATTGCATTGGATTTATACCCTCTTAAATAGACACCGTACAGAG GTTCTGGCATTCCTGAATGATGTTTTTGATACACTTCTCAAGGCATTATCAGATCCATCCGATGAG GTAGTCCTTCTGGTGCTTGAAGTGCATGCATGCATAGCCAAGGATCCACACCATTTCCGTCAGCTCGTCGTGTTTTTAGTTCATAACTTTCGGGTTGACAATTCTCTCCTAGAGAG ACGTGGTGCTTTGATAATCCGCCGGCTGTGTGTTCTTTTAGATGCTGAAAGAGTTTACCGGGAGCTATCTACAATTCTTGAAGGAGAATCTGATCTGGATTTTGCGTCTATTATGGTTCAG GCTTTGAATTTaattttgcttacatcatctgaGTTGTCTGGTCTTCGAGACCTTTTGAAACAATCATTGGTTACTGCTGCTGGAAAAGacttgtttctttctttataTGCCTCATGGTGCCATTCGCCAATGGCAATAATAAGCCTTTGCTTATTAGCTCAG ACGTATCAACATGCTAGTTCTGTCGTCCAATCCCTAGTTGAGGAAGATATTAATGTTAAGTTCTTGGTCCAACTGGACAAATTGATCCATCTATTGGAGACTCCCACCTTTGCTTACCTCAGACTGCAG CTTCTTGAACCTGGAAAATacatttggcttttgaaagctttGTATGGCCTTCTGATGCTGCTTCCCCAG CAAAGTGCATCATTTAAGATTCTGCGGACCAGATTGAAAACCGTACCTCCGTACTCATTCAGCGGTGAACAACTGAGGATAGCGTCATCTGGGATCCCCTATTCACTAATGAATTATACAGGGAGTGGGTCACAAATTTCTGAGGACGGTGTTATGCATGATGATCTACAAAATCCGCACAATGGAATAAATTTTGGTTCCAGACTTCAACAGTTTGACCAAATCCAGCAGCAGCATCGTATGCATGCCAAGACACAGACCCAGTCACGATACAGCTCTACTTCTTCAACAAAG TTAGTGACTGTACAAATGTTAGCTGGTTCAGGAGGTTCAAAGACTGGAAGAGCCAAAGAGACCTTCAGCAGCACAGGAGCTGAGCCGGCCTCCTTCAAGGTCTTTGCGAAGAGGTCCAGGCCAACTACAACTTTGAGTCTTTTGGGTTTTTGTGATTTAGTTGAGGTTCATTATACAGCAATCTCGGTGTTAGCCGAGCCTTTTAGCATAAGTGTAAATTGTATATTCTAG
- the LOC113718909 gene encoding protein VAC14 homolog isoform X2 has protein sequence MADVFSIIPASVLRNLSDKLYEKRKNAALEVEGIVKQLAVAGEHDKIAVVINLLVNEFTNSPQANHRKGGLIGLAAATVGLTSEAAQHLEQIVPPVLNSFSDQDSRVRYYACEALYNIAKVVRGDFIVFFNDIFDALCKLSADSDANVQSAAHLLDRLVKDIVTESDQFSIEEFIPLLRERMNVLNPYVRQFLVGWITVLDSVPDIDMLGFLPDFLDGLFNMLSDSSHEIRQQADSALSEFLTEIKNSPSVDYGRMAEILVQRAASQDEFTRLTAITWINEFVKLGGDQLVPYYADILGAILPCISDKEEKIRVVARETNEELRAIKADPAEGFDVGAILSVARRHLSTEWEATRIEALHWIYTLLNRHRTEVLAFLNDVFDTLLKALSDPSDEVVLLVLEVHACIAKDPHHFRQLVVFLVHNFRVDNSLLERRGALIIRRLCVLLDAERVYRELSTILEGESDLDFASIMVQALNLILLTSSELSGLRDLLKQSLVTAAGKDLFLSLYASWCHSPMAIISLCLLAQTYQHASSVVQSLVEEDINVKFLVQLDKLIHLLETPTFAYLRLQLLEPGKYIWLLKALYGLLMLLPQQSASFKILRTRLKTVPPYSFSGEQLRIASSGIPYSLMNYTGSGSQISEDGVMHDDLQNPHNGINFGSRLQQFDQIQQQHRMHAKTQTQSRYSSTSSTKLVQEVQRLEEPKRPSAAQELSRPPSRSLRRGPGQLQL, from the exons ATGGCCGATGTGTTTTCTATTATTCCCGCGTCGGTTTTGCGTAATTTGTCCGATAAGCTTTATGAGAAACGGAAGAATGCGGCTCTTGAG GTGGAAGGGATAGTGAAACAATTGGCAGTGGCCGGGGAACATGATAAGATTGCGGTGGTGATTAATTTGTTGGTTAATGAGTTCACAAACTCCCCGCAGGCTAATCACCGAAAG GGAGGTTTGATAGGATTGGCAGCTGCCACTGTGGGTTTGACTTCTGAAGCGGCCCAGCATCTTGAG CAAATTGTACCACCAGTGCTAAACTCCTTTTCTGATCAAGATAGCAGAGTTCGTTATTATGCTTGTGAAGCTCTATATAACATAGCAAAG GTTGTAAGGGGAGATTTTATTGTGTTCTTTAATGACATTTTTGACGCATTATGTAAGCTTTCCGCAGATTCAGATGCCAATGTACAGAGTGCTGCCCATCTTTTAGACAGACTAGTGAAG GACATAGTCACAGAGAGTGATCAATTCAG CATTGAAGAATTTATCCCATTGCTAAGGGAGCGAATGAATGTCCTCAATCCCTATGTCCgccaatttttggtgggatGGATCACCGTATTGGACAGTGTTCCTGATATAGATATGTTGGGTTTCCTCCCTGATTTTCTTGATG GACTATTCAATATGCTGAGTGATTCTAGCCATGAGATACGCCAACAAGCTGATTCTGCACTTTCAGAATTTCTTACAGAAATCAAGAATTCTCCA TCTGTAGATTATGGTCGCATGGCTGAGATATTGGTACAGAGAGCTGCTTCCCAGGATGAGTTTACTCGGTTGACTGCTATTACTTGG ATAAATGAGTTTGTAAAGCTTGGTGGGGATCAGCTTGTTCCTTACTATGCTGATATTCTGGGAGCTATTCTTCCATGCATATCTGACaaagaagagaaaataagaGTT GTTGCTCGTGAAACAAATGAAGAACTTCGAGCAATTAAGGCTGATCCTGCTGAAGGATTTGATGTGGGAGCAATCCTCTCGGTTGCAAGGAG GCACTTGTCTACTGAATGGGAGGCAACACGTATTGAAGCATTGCATTGGATTTATACCCTCTTAAATAGACACCGTACAGAG GTTCTGGCATTCCTGAATGATGTTTTTGATACACTTCTCAAGGCATTATCAGATCCATCCGATGAG GTAGTCCTTCTGGTGCTTGAAGTGCATGCATGCATAGCCAAGGATCCACACCATTTCCGTCAGCTCGTCGTGTTTTTAGTTCATAACTTTCGGGTTGACAATTCTCTCCTAGAGAG ACGTGGTGCTTTGATAATCCGCCGGCTGTGTGTTCTTTTAGATGCTGAAAGAGTTTACCGGGAGCTATCTACAATTCTTGAAGGAGAATCTGATCTGGATTTTGCGTCTATTATGGTTCAG GCTTTGAATTTaattttgcttacatcatctgaGTTGTCTGGTCTTCGAGACCTTTTGAAACAATCATTGGTTACTGCTGCTGGAAAAGacttgtttctttctttataTGCCTCATGGTGCCATTCGCCAATGGCAATAATAAGCCTTTGCTTATTAGCTCAG ACGTATCAACATGCTAGTTCTGTCGTCCAATCCCTAGTTGAGGAAGATATTAATGTTAAGTTCTTGGTCCAACTGGACAAATTGATCCATCTATTGGAGACTCCCACCTTTGCTTACCTCAGACTGCAG CTTCTTGAACCTGGAAAATacatttggcttttgaaagctttGTATGGCCTTCTGATGCTGCTTCCCCAG CAAAGTGCATCATTTAAGATTCTGCGGACCAGATTGAAAACCGTACCTCCGTACTCATTCAGCGGTGAACAACTGAGGATAGCGTCATCTGGGATCCCCTATTCACTAATGAATTATACAGGGAGTGGGTCACAAATTTCTGAGGACGGTGTTATGCATGATGATCTACAAAATCCGCACAATGGAATAAATTTTGGTTCCAGACTTCAACAGTTTGACCAAATCCAGCAGCAGCATCGTATGCATGCCAAGACACAGACCCAGTCACGATACAGCTCTACTTCTTCAACAAAG CTGGTTCAGGAGGTTCAAAGACTGGAAGAGCCAAAGAGACCTTCAGCAGCACAGGAGCTGAGCCGGCCTCCTTCAAGGTCTTTGCGAAGAGGTCCAGGCCAACTACAACTTTGA